The genomic region ACCTGCACCTGAGCATCGCCTCGGCCTGCCATTTCGACGCCGCCGCCCTGGGCCTGCCCAGCGTGGTGATTCCGCTCGCCGGCCATGAGCCCATGCTCGAAGCGATCGACAACCGGCTGATCCACCTGGCCCGCCAACCGGCCGACGTCTGGGCGCTGCTCGAACGTCGCCCCAGTGGCGATCCGGCCTCGACCTGGCGCTATGCCGCGCCGGGATTCGTAGACAATCTAGGCCGCCTGCTGGCCTGAGCCCCTCTGCCCCCTGAAAAGCAAGCCTTCGATGATCCAAATCCATCCCACCGCCACCGTCGACCCCGGCGCCGAAATCGGCGCCCACACCGCGGTCTGGCACTACTGCCACGTCGAATCCAAGGCCAAGGTCGGCGAGAACTGCAACCTGGGCCAGAACGTCTACATCGGCAACAACGCCGTGGTCGGCCATGGTTGCCGCCTGGGCAATTCGGTCGCGATCTTTTCGCACGTCGAACTGGGCAACTTCGTGTTCTGCGCACCCTTCATGGTGTTCACGCACATCGCCTTCCCGCGGGCCGCCGTCAACCGCCGCGCCAGCTTCGAGAAGACCATCGTCAAGGATGGCGTCTCGCTGGGTGCGAATGCCACCGTGATCCCCGGCATCACCATAGGCACCGGCACCTTCCTGGCGGCCGGCTCGACGCTGACCAAGTCCAGCAAGGACTGGTCGCTGATGATTGGCACGCCGGCCCGCCAGGTGGCCTGGGTCAGCGCCTACGGCGAGAAGATCCCGCTGCCGCTGGAAGGCCAGGGCGACTGGACCTGCCCCCACACGCAGGATCACTACCGCCTGGACGGCGCCAGCCTGAGCCGCACGCCCGGCCCGCGCGACATCCTGGCCTACACCCCCGGCAGCAAGCTGGAGCGCCTGGTCGCGACTGAAGTCGAAGACCTGCGGCCCGAAGACCTGGCATGACCGCATTGGCGGCACAAGGCGGCAGCACGCCAGAACTGAGCAGCATGGCCGCGCCGGAACCCCGGCGCAGCCTGTCGCTGCTGCTGTTCATCGTGCTTTCCATGCTGGTGGCGATGTCGATCGACCAGAAGGAAACCCCCGAGGTCGGCTCCTTCGCCTACCTGCTGCTGGTCGTGCCGTCCCTGCTGCTGCCGCTGACCGAGCCGCTGGCCGTGGCCCGCGCCCTGCTGGGCCGGGCCCGGCCGATTCTGATCTTCGGCATCGTCGCCGGTGGCTGGCACCTGATGCGCGGCGACCTGCGCGCGGTCCAGCAGCTGGTGCTGATCGTGCTCGTGCTGGGATGGCTCAGTACCGACCGCGCGAGGCTGGCCACCAACGACCTGGTCCGCCTCTACCTGGCCCTGGTGGTCATCGGCGCCTTCATCTGGCTGCAGTCGGACTTCAACATCTGGGGCCTGCTGCCCGGCTTCACGGTCGAGGACGCCGCGCTGAGCTGGCGCGTGTCCTTCTTTCCGAACATCGCCAATACCGCGGTGCTGTCCCTGGCCCTGGTGCTGCTGCTGACCCGCACCTGGGAGCTTGCCAAGCGGCACACCGGCGTGCTGCTGCTGGCCACCTACTTCCTGCTGTTCTCCTTCGTCCGAACCGCCTCCATCGGCCTGGCGCTCTATGCCTTCATGCGTTGGTGGCTGGGCCGCAAGCCGCGCAGTGCGCGCGCCAGTTTCTGGATGGCCCTGGGCCTGGGCGTGGGCATCAACCTCTTGATCGCCAGCTCGGTCTTCATCGTCAACTACCTGCAGCAGTTCGAGCTGATCTCGCGCCTGTTCTTGCGCAGCGAGTCCGACCTGACCCCCGAGGAAATCTACGCCCAGCTCTACCGGCCCTGGCTGTGGATGCAGCA from Pelomonas sp. SE-A7 harbors:
- a CDS encoding acyltransferase — translated: MIQIHPTATVDPGAEIGAHTAVWHYCHVESKAKVGENCNLGQNVYIGNNAVVGHGCRLGNSVAIFSHVELGNFVFCAPFMVFTHIAFPRAAVNRRASFEKTIVKDGVSLGANATVIPGITIGTGTFLAAGSTLTKSSKDWSLMIGTPARQVAWVSAYGEKIPLPLEGQGDWTCPHTQDHYRLDGASLSRTPGPRDILAYTPGSKLERLVATEVEDLRPEDLA